One window from the genome of Xenorhabdus bovienii SS-2004 encodes:
- the hemE gene encoding uroporphyrinogen decarboxylase encodes MNELKNDRYLRALLRQPVDVTPVWMMRQAGRYLPEYKATRQEAGDFISLCKNTELACEVTLQPLRRFPLDAAILFSDILTIPDAMGLGLYFETGEGPRFHSPILNHTDVEKLPVPDPEMELGYVMDAVRAIRKALAGQVPLIGFSGSPWTLATYMVEGGSSKAFTKIKSMMYAQPATLHLLLDKLANSVILYLNAQIKAGAQSVMIFDTWGGVLSHRDYREFSLQYMHKIVDGLIREHDGRRVPVTLFTKGGGQWLEAMVATGCDALGLDWTTNIADARRRVGDKVALQGNMDPSMLYAAPARIEEEVSTILQDFGTGNGHVFNLGHGIHQDVPPEHAGAFVEAVHRLSEKYHR; translated from the coding sequence ATGAATGAGTTGAAAAACGACCGCTATCTGCGCGCCTTATTACGCCAGCCTGTTGATGTCACACCAGTATGGATGATGCGTCAGGCGGGGCGATATTTGCCTGAATATAAAGCAACGCGGCAGGAGGCGGGAGATTTCATCTCGTTATGCAAAAACACTGAACTGGCCTGTGAAGTGACGCTCCAGCCTCTGCGTCGGTTTCCGCTGGATGCAGCAATTCTGTTTTCCGATATTTTGACTATTCCTGATGCAATGGGGCTTGGGCTGTATTTCGAAACTGGGGAAGGGCCGCGTTTTCACTCTCCGATTCTCAATCATACAGATGTGGAAAAACTCCCTGTACCTGATCCGGAGATGGAGCTGGGCTATGTCATGGATGCTGTTCGTGCGATCCGTAAGGCACTGGCAGGCCAAGTTCCTCTGATAGGTTTTTCGGGTAGTCCGTGGACACTGGCGACGTATATGGTCGAAGGGGGAAGCAGTAAGGCGTTCACCAAAATAAAATCCATGATGTATGCCCAACCTGCTACGTTGCATCTGTTACTGGATAAATTGGCAAACAGCGTTATTCTATATTTGAACGCGCAAATAAAAGCAGGAGCACAGTCTGTCATGATTTTCGATACTTGGGGTGGTGTTCTGTCTCATCGCGATTATCGGGAGTTTTCGCTGCAATATATGCATAAAATCGTTGACGGATTGATCCGCGAACATGATGGCCGTCGTGTGCCTGTCACCTTGTTTACCAAAGGGGGCGGACAATGGCTCGAAGCGATGGTGGCAACTGGCTGTGATGCCCTTGGGCTTGATTGGACAACGAATATCGCAGATGCCCGTCGTCGTGTAGGCGATAAAGTCGCTTTGCAGGGCAATATGGACCCATCTATGCTGTATGCTGCTCCAGCGCGAATTGAAGAGGAAGTTTCGACGATTTTGCAGGATTTTGGTACGGGTAATGGGCATGTTTTCAATCTGGGGCATGGCATTCATCAGGATGTCCCACCGGAACATGCTGGCGCATTCGTCGAAGCGGTACACAGACTTTCAGAAAAATATCACCGATGA
- the purD gene encoding phosphoribosylamine--glycine ligase: protein MNILIIGNGGREHALAWKAAQSPLADKVYVAPGNAGTALEANLENIDIAATDIAGLLAFAQSQHIGLTIVGPETPLVIGIVDAFQQAGLTIFGPTKAAAQLEGSKAFTKDFLARHQIPTAAYQNFTEIEPALTYLKKMGAPIVIKADGLAAGKGVVVAMTMEEAQNAVKDMLAGNAFGDAGHRIVIEEFLDGEEASFIVMVDGKNVVPMATSQDHKRVGDGDTGPNTGGMGAYSPAPVVTDEVHQRVMEKVIYPTVEGMAAEGHTYTGFLYAGLMIDKQGEPKVIEFNCRFGDPETQPIMMRLRSDLVELCLAGAQGQLSGKTSEWDTRPALGVVLSAGGYPANYVKGDVISGLNQETDTDEKVFHAGTAFKDKDVVTAGGRVLCVTALGDDIAEAQKKAYLRAEKIGWQGCFYRKDIGYRAIARLK, encoded by the coding sequence ATGAATATATTGATTATTGGCAATGGCGGAAGAGAACATGCACTGGCATGGAAAGCAGCGCAATCTCCTTTGGCAGATAAGGTTTACGTTGCACCGGGTAATGCAGGTACTGCACTGGAAGCAAATCTGGAAAATATAGACATTGCTGCGACAGATATTGCTGGATTGTTGGCTTTTGCTCAAAGCCAACATATCGGTCTGACTATTGTGGGGCCAGAAACTCCGCTAGTTATCGGTATCGTTGATGCTTTCCAGCAAGCAGGGCTGACCATTTTTGGCCCGACCAAAGCCGCCGCCCAGCTGGAAGGCTCTAAAGCCTTCACTAAAGATTTTCTCGCCCGCCATCAGATCCCGACCGCGGCCTACCAAAATTTCACGGAAATTGAGCCGGCATTAACCTATCTGAAAAAGATGGGAGCCCCCATTGTCATTAAGGCAGATGGTCTGGCAGCCGGTAAAGGTGTTGTTGTCGCGATGACAATGGAAGAAGCACAGAATGCGGTTAAAGACATGCTGGCAGGAAATGCGTTCGGAGATGCCGGGCATCGTATTGTCATTGAAGAATTTCTGGATGGAGAAGAAGCCAGTTTTATCGTCATGGTAGATGGTAAAAACGTAGTTCCCATGGCAACCAGCCAAGATCACAAGCGAGTCGGTGATGGCGATACCGGCCCCAATACCGGGGGAATGGGAGCTTATTCACCTGCTCCAGTGGTAACAGATGAGGTTCACCAGCGTGTCATGGAGAAAGTCATCTACCCTACTGTAGAAGGAATGGCTGCCGAAGGTCATACCTACACCGGCTTTCTTTATGCAGGTTTGATGATCGATAAGCAGGGAGAGCCAAAAGTCATCGAATTTAACTGCCGCTTTGGTGATCCTGAAACGCAGCCGATCATGATGCGCCTGCGTTCTGATCTCGTCGAACTGTGTCTCGCTGGAGCACAAGGCCAGTTAAGCGGAAAAACATCCGAATGGGACACCCGTCCGGCATTAGGTGTCGTACTGTCCGCAGGCGGCTACCCGGCCAATTATGTCAAAGGTGACGTTATCAGCGGCCTGAATCAGGAAACGGATACAGACGAAAAGGTTTTTCACGCAGGCACTGCTTTCAAGGATAAAGACGTCGTAACAGCAGGAGGCCGTGTTTTGTGTGTCACCGCGCTGGGCGACGATATCGCAGAAGCACAGAAAAAAGCTTACTTGAGAGCTGAGAAAATTGGCTGGCAAGGATGTTTTTATCGGAAAGATATTGGATACCGAGCCATTGCCCGTCTGAAATAA
- a CDS encoding YjaG family protein, giving the protein MLRNPIHLRLEKFESWQHWTFMASLCERMYPNYQVFCRQTGFADPAQYRRILDLAWETLIVKDAKVNFDSQLEKLETIIPSADSYDIYGVYPAIDACIALSEVIHSRLSGATLEHAIAVSETSIRTVAMLEMTQAGREMTEDELKALPAIEEEWDIQWEIYRLLADCEERDIELIKGLRADLRETKVSNIGINLEQ; this is encoded by the coding sequence ATGTTAAGAAACCCGATCCACCTGCGATTAGAGAAATTTGAAAGTTGGCAACATTGGACTTTTATGGCTAGTCTATGTGAGCGAATGTATCCAAATTATCAGGTGTTTTGTCGTCAGACAGGGTTTGCTGACCCCGCCCAGTATCGTCGTATTTTAGATCTGGCGTGGGAGACATTGATCGTCAAAGATGCAAAAGTAAATTTTGATAGTCAGCTGGAAAAATTAGAGACCATTATTCCATCAGCAGATAGCTATGATATTTATGGTGTGTATCCAGCAATTGATGCGTGCATTGCATTAAGTGAAGTCATTCATTCTCGTTTGAGCGGTGCAACGTTAGAACATGCAATAGCCGTCAGTGAAACATCTATCCGTACCGTTGCTATGCTGGAAATGACGCAGGCCGGTAGAGAAATGACTGAGGATGAGTTAAAGGCATTGCCTGCCATTGAAGAGGAATGGGATATTCAATGGGAAATTTACCGTTTATTGGCAGACTGCGAAGAACGGGATATAGAATTAATTAAAGGATTAAGGGCTGACCTTCGCGAGACTAAGGTTAGCAACATCGGTATAAATTTGGAGCAATAA
- a CDS encoding HAD family hydrolase, with protein MSQQIAVFDLDDTLICGDSSLLWTEYLWEKGIITDHRFIEADQKMMADYSAGKLDMHDYLAFNLQSLNQVHHEQVDIWLTDFVETKIKPISYPAAKKQLDIYRQQNIPIIIISATVSFVVKKVAAALGVLTAMGIDMVMENGCYTGSILGTPTFREGKVVRLQQWLTEQNLSPQHISFYTDSINDLPMCLFANEVFTVNADIRLQKEAGNHGWKQLNWVL; from the coding sequence ATGTCACAGCAGATTGCGGTATTTGATCTGGATGATACATTGATTTGTGGGGATTCCAGCCTGCTTTGGACGGAATATTTGTGGGAAAAAGGCATTATTACCGATCATCGTTTTATCGAGGCAGACCAGAAAATGATGGCTGACTACAGTGCCGGTAAACTGGATATGCACGATTATCTGGCGTTCAATTTACAGTCACTGAATCAAGTACACCATGAACAGGTGGATATTTGGCTGACAGATTTTGTGGAAACCAAAATTAAACCCATCTCTTATCCCGCAGCCAAAAAACAATTAGATATCTATCGGCAACAGAACATTCCTATCATTATTATTTCTGCCACTGTTTCTTTCGTGGTGAAAAAAGTCGCGGCCGCATTGGGTGTGCTGACAGCTATGGGGATTGATATGGTCATGGAAAATGGCTGCTATACGGGCAGTATTTTGGGAACCCCTACCTTCCGTGAAGGAAAAGTCGTACGTTTGCAACAATGGTTGACAGAACAAAACTTATCACCTCAGCATATCTCCTTTTACACTGATTCCATAAATGACCTGCCGATGTGTTTATTTGCCAACGAAGTGTTTACTGTCAATGCTGATATACGGTTGCAAAAGGAAGCTGGAAATCATGGATGGAAACAGTTGAACTGGGTGTTATAA
- the metA gene encoding homoserine O-acetyltransferase MetA has protein sequence MPIRVPDELPAVNILRNENIFVMTSTRANIQDIRPLKVLLLNLMPKKIETENHFIRLLSNSPLQVDIQLLRIDSRQCKNTPEEHLDNFYCDFESIKDQNFDGLIVTGAPLGLVEFEDVTYWAEIEKIVNWAKNHVTSTLFVCWAVQAALNILYNLPKYTRTTKLSGVYSHITLDPFALLTRGFDESFLAPHSRFADFPETVIREHTDLDILACSEDAGAYLFASKDKRLVFVTGHPEYGVDTLATEYWRDLAAGLEPALPVNYFLNNDPENKPVASWRSHGHLLFLNWLNYYVYQITPYDLTYMNPTLD, from the coding sequence ATGCCAATTCGTGTACCGGATGAATTACCTGCGGTGAATATTCTCCGTAATGAAAACATCTTTGTTATGACTTCAACACGAGCGAATATTCAGGATATTCGCCCTTTGAAAGTGCTGTTACTTAACCTGATGCCGAAGAAGATAGAAACAGAAAATCACTTTATCAGGTTATTATCTAATTCACCGTTACAGGTTGATATTCAATTGTTGCGTATTGATAGTCGCCAATGTAAAAATACTCCAGAGGAACATTTGGATAACTTTTATTGTGATTTTGAGTCTATAAAAGATCAAAATTTCGATGGGTTAATTGTAACAGGCGCTCCTTTGGGGTTGGTTGAATTTGAAGATGTCACTTATTGGGCCGAAATTGAAAAAATTGTTAATTGGGCTAAAAATCACGTTACTTCAACGCTCTTTGTTTGTTGGGCTGTTCAAGCTGCCTTAAATATTCTTTATAACCTGCCTAAATATACGAGAACGACTAAATTATCCGGTGTTTACTCCCATATAACCTTAGATCCTTTTGCGTTATTGACCAGAGGGTTTGATGAATCCTTTTTGGCACCTCACTCACGTTTTGCGGATTTTCCAGAGACAGTGATCCGTGAGCATACCGACCTAGATATTTTGGCTTGTTCAGAAGACGCTGGCGCTTATTTGTTTGCCAGTAAAGACAAAAGGTTGGTATTTGTGACAGGTCACCCTGAATATGGAGTTGATACATTAGCGACAGAGTACTGGCGTGATCTGGCTGCGGGGTTAGAACCCGCGCTACCGGTCAATTACTTCCTGAATAATGATCCTGAAAATAAACCAGTTGCATCTTGGCGTAGTCACGGCCACTTATTGTTTTTAAATTGGCTTAATTACTATGTCTACCAAATTACGCCATACGATCTGACGTATATGAATCCTACTTTAGATTGA
- a CDS encoding DUF1481 domain-containing protein yields MLQGLLALGFISLLSACSVQPKVPLFSASGFITDGGVIRLWRLNDQNSNPQVIMSVYSPYRNTDTSVTFYEYRYGNLWQIRRSVLDSHPIEETLRIDKDNKVIFMQRQTKEHNEPLSNDEIVRLRFDAKRIKEISDALIAGNVHLVQGHWQDGKVTTCSEKQLSIQFEPEDRAWLKGREKNSAGILTIAWLDAPEGKQLLLVANDDFCRWEPTKDKL; encoded by the coding sequence ATGCTACAGGGGCTGCTAGCATTGGGTTTTATCTCATTGCTCAGCGCCTGCTCGGTTCAACCCAAGGTTCCACTCTTCAGTGCCAGTGGTTTTATTACAGACGGAGGTGTTATCCGTTTATGGCGCTTGAATGATCAAAACAGTAATCCTCAAGTCATTATGAGTGTTTACAGCCCTTACCGTAATACAGATACCTCTGTGACTTTCTATGAATACCGTTACGGTAATTTGTGGCAGATCCGCCGCTCTGTACTTGATAGTCATCCAATAGAAGAAACATTGCGGATTGATAAAGATAACAAGGTTATTTTTATGCAGCGGCAGACAAAAGAACACAATGAACCACTTTCCAACGATGAGATTGTCCGTTTGCGGTTTGATGCCAAACGGATAAAAGAAATCAGTGACGCTTTAATTGCCGGAAATGTCCATCTGGTACAGGGACATTGGCAGGATGGTAAAGTAACTACTTGTTCGGAGAAACAATTATCCATTCAATTTGAGCCTGAAGATCGGGCATGGCTCAAGGGAAGGGAAAAGAATAGTGCTGGCATATTGACCATTGCATGGCTGGATGCGCCAGAAGGAAAACAGTTACTATTGGTAGCCAATGATGATTTTTGTCGTTGGGAACCGACGAAAGATAAACTGTAA
- the nfi gene encoding deoxyribonuclease V (cleaves DNA at apurinic or apyrimidinic sites), which produces MIDTKALRQEQIEKARQVIRHDSFMTTSTSAMPASTPFMPELIAGADVGFEKNGTVTRAAIAVLHYPSLELLEYQVARIDTVLPYIPGLLSFREYPALMAAWQKLSLRPDLVMVDGQGIAHPRRFGVASHFGLLADIPTIGVAKSRLCGEHPPVGDAVGSYQSLMDHAEQIGVVWRSKKRCNPLYISIGHKVSLDSAVFWVEQCMKGYRLPEPTRWADGIASNRLFFKQTMQKNL; this is translated from the coding sequence ATGATTGATACAAAGGCGTTACGCCAGGAACAAATAGAAAAAGCACGGCAGGTTATCCGTCATGATTCTTTCATGACGACTTCTACTTCCGCAATGCCTGCGTCTACGCCTTTTATGCCAGAATTAATTGCCGGCGCTGACGTCGGGTTTGAAAAAAACGGTACGGTGACTCGTGCCGCTATTGCTGTCCTGCATTATCCTTCGCTTGAATTGCTAGAGTATCAGGTCGCCAGAATTGATACTGTGCTTCCTTATATTCCTGGTCTACTCTCATTTCGTGAATACCCCGCGCTGATGGCAGCATGGCAAAAACTCAGCCTACGGCCGGATCTGGTAATGGTAGACGGTCAGGGAATTGCTCATCCTCGGCGTTTTGGTGTCGCCAGCCATTTTGGCTTATTGGCGGATATCCCGACTATCGGTGTGGCTAAAAGCCGTCTGTGTGGTGAGCACCCGCCTGTGGGAGATGCGGTGGGAAGTTATCAATCATTGATGGATCATGCGGAGCAGATTGGCGTTGTATGGCGAAGTAAAAAAAGGTGCAATCCGCTCTATATTTCCATTGGTCATAAGGTCAGCCTTGACAGTGCGGTCTTCTGGGTTGAACAGTGCATGAAGGGATATAGACTGCCTGAGCCGACCCGTTGGGCGGATGGGATTGCCTCAAATAGATTGTTTTTTAAGCAAACAATGCAGAAAAATCTATAA
- the hupA gene encoding nucleoid-associated protein HU-alpha, which produces MNKTELVDAIAEQAGLTKTQAKTALESTLNAITESLRNGDSVQLVGFGTFKVNHRAERTGRNPQTGNEIKIAAANVPAFSAGKALKDAVK; this is translated from the coding sequence ATGAATAAGACTGAATTAGTTGATGCAATCGCAGAACAAGCTGGTCTGACTAAAACTCAGGCAAAAACTGCTCTGGAATCAACTCTGAATGCAATCACTGAATCTCTGCGAAATGGTGATTCAGTGCAACTGGTGGGCTTTGGTACTTTCAAAGTTAATCATCGTGCAGAACGTACTGGTCGTAACCCACAGACTGGTAATGAAATTAAAATTGCAGCAGCAAACGTACCTGCTTTCTCTGCGGGTAAAGCACTGAAAGACGCAGTTAAGTAA
- the nudC gene encoding NAD(+) diphosphatase: MIQQKLTGMERGWWVISLENLVWLPQGELPSGTARQWSLQGHMARPIGEWLGETVWLVCQKMASEMASPRMVVSQHPKLFQLVGRGVQLAEFYRSHHYCGYCGHEMQHSQHEWACLCNHCHERYYPQIAPCVIVGIRRDDHILLAQHQSHRNGIHTVLAGFVEVGEMLEEAAHREVMEESGIKIRNLRYVASQPWPFPQSLMMGFLADYDSGEIQHDPVELISADWYRYDDLPLIPQSDTIARRLIEETVALCRNM; encoded by the coding sequence ATGATTCAACAAAAACTGACAGGTATGGAACGAGGCTGGTGGGTTATCAGTCTTGAGAATCTAGTTTGGCTGCCACAGGGCGAATTGCCGTCAGGGACAGCCAGACAATGGTCATTACAAGGCCATATGGCGCGGCCTATTGGTGAGTGGTTAGGCGAGACTGTGTGGCTGGTGTGCCAGAAGATGGCATCAGAGATGGCATCTCCCCGCATGGTTGTTTCTCAACACCCTAAATTGTTTCAACTGGTAGGGCGTGGCGTCCAACTGGCTGAGTTTTATCGATCACACCATTACTGCGGCTATTGTGGCCATGAAATGCAGCATAGCCAGCATGAATGGGCCTGTTTGTGCAATCATTGCCATGAACGTTATTATCCGCAAATTGCGCCCTGCGTTATTGTTGGTATCCGTCGTGATGACCATATTCTGCTGGCGCAACATCAGAGCCATCGCAATGGTATTCACACGGTGCTGGCCGGGTTTGTTGAAGTGGGAGAGATGCTGGAAGAAGCAGCACACCGCGAGGTTATGGAAGAGAGTGGGATTAAGATCCGCAACCTGCGTTATGTGGCTTCCCAGCCGTGGCCTTTCCCGCAATCATTGATGATGGGGTTTCTGGCAGATTATGACAGCGGTGAGATCCAACATGATCCCGTTGAGCTTATCAGTGCAGATTGGTATCGCTATGATGACCTTCCCTTGATCCCTCAGTCGGATACGATTGCACGCCGTTTGATCGAAGAGACGGTTGCGCTATGCCGTAACATGTGA
- the aceB gene encoding malate synthase A, with protein sequence MTQQALTTDLTFTKLFGEAENQILLPESIGFIEDLVVEFSDRRKKLLEERIHWQKKIDDGILPDFISETISIRESDWKVQGIPDDLKDRRVEITGPVERKMVINALNSNVKVFMADFEDSLSPSWDKVISGQINLRDAVNGTISYTSEQGKRYELKSEPAVLVARVRGLHLSEKHVLYKKEPISGGLFDFALYFYLNHKNLLANGSGPYFYLPKIQSYHEAQWWSDVFSFTEERFNLPKGTIKATVLIETLSAVFQMDEILYHLRHHIVGLNCGRWDYIFSYIKTLKNHSDRVLPDRQSVTMTQPFLSAYSRLLIKTCHKRGAFAMGGMSAFIPSKDIEQNQWIMDKVRADKELEAKNGHDGTWIAHPGLADIAMTVFNTTLGERPNQLAVSREEDETITAEQLLEPCLGERTEEGLRANIRVAVQYIEAWISGNGCVPIYGLMEDAATAEISRTSIWQWIRHEKLLSNGKKVTKELFRQMLKEELGIIKQEVGEMNFNQGRFMEASNLMERITTQDELIDFLTLPGYQLLD encoded by the coding sequence ATGACACAGCAAGCATTAACAACTGATTTAACCTTTACAAAGCTTTTTGGTGAAGCTGAAAATCAGATATTACTACCTGAATCTATAGGTTTTATAGAAGATCTAGTTGTTGAGTTTTCTGACAGGCGTAAAAAATTATTGGAAGAGAGAATTCACTGGCAGAAAAAAATAGATGATGGAATATTACCTGATTTTATTTCGGAAACAATTTCCATTAGGGAAAGTGACTGGAAAGTTCAGGGAATTCCTGACGATCTTAAAGATCGCCGTGTTGAAATCACGGGTCCAGTAGAACGTAAGATGGTGATTAACGCTTTGAATTCAAATGTTAAAGTTTTCATGGCGGATTTTGAAGATTCACTGTCTCCTTCATGGGATAAAGTCATTAGTGGGCAAATTAATCTAAGGGACGCAGTTAACGGTACGATCTCATATACCAGTGAGCAAGGTAAGCGTTATGAATTGAAATCTGAACCGGCAGTTCTGGTTGCACGGGTCAGAGGGCTGCATCTGTCAGAAAAACACGTTCTTTACAAGAAGGAACCGATCTCGGGTGGTCTATTTGACTTTGCACTTTACTTCTATCTAAATCATAAAAATCTGCTGGCAAATGGCAGCGGCCCCTATTTTTATTTGCCTAAAATTCAGAGCTACCACGAAGCTCAATGGTGGAGCGATGTTTTCAGTTTTACGGAAGAGCGCTTCAACCTACCAAAAGGTACAATCAAAGCGACCGTTCTGATTGAAACACTGTCTGCTGTATTCCAGATGGATGAAATCCTCTACCACCTGCGTCACCACATTGTTGGGCTGAACTGTGGGCGCTGGGATTACATTTTCAGTTATATCAAGACACTGAAAAACCATTCTGATCGTGTTTTGCCTGATCGCCAGTCGGTCACGATGACACAACCTTTCCTGAGTGCCTATTCTCGCTTGCTGATTAAAACTTGCCATAAACGTGGTGCATTTGCGATGGGGGGAATGTCGGCATTCATACCAAGCAAAGATATTGAACAAAACCAGTGGATTATGGACAAGGTCAGGGCTGACAAAGAACTGGAAGCTAAGAACGGTCACGATGGCACATGGATAGCGCATCCTGGGCTTGCAGATATTGCGATGACAGTCTTCAACACCACCTTAGGAGAGCGGCCGAACCAATTGGCAGTTTCCCGTGAAGAAGACGAAACGATCACAGCGGAACAATTGCTTGAACCTTGCTTGGGAGAGAGAACGGAAGAAGGATTGAGAGCGAATATTCGTGTCGCTGTGCAGTATATAGAAGCATGGATTTCAGGTAATGGGTGTGTACCGATTTATGGTTTGATGGAAGATGCCGCTACTGCGGAAATATCTCGCACATCTATTTGGCAATGGATCCGCCATGAAAAATTACTTTCCAACGGTAAAAAAGTCACAAAAGAGCTGTTCAGGCAAATGCTGAAAGAAGAACTGGGCATTATTAAACAAGAAGTTGGAGAGATGAATTTCAACCAAGGGCGATTTATGGAGGCTTCTAATCTAATGGAACGGATTACTACACAGGATGAGCTAATCGATTTCCTGACTTTGCCGGGTTATCAATTACTCGATTAA
- the purH gene encoding bifunctional phosphoribosylaminoimidazolecarboxamide formyltransferase/IMP cyclohydrolase — MQQLRPIRRALLSVSDKAGIVEFAKALSSRGIELLSTGGTARLLAEAGLNATEVSDYTGFPEMMDGRVKTLHPKVHGGILGRRGQDDEVMSLHQISPIDMVVVNLYPFAQTVAKPDCPLEDAVENIDIGGPTMVRSAAKNHKDVAIVVNSQDYGKIIEEMDSHQNSLTQLTRFDLAIKAFEHTAAYDSMIANYFGKLVPAYHGETNQPSGRFSRTLNLNFIKKQDMRYGENSHQDAAFYIEEQIAEASIATATQLQGKALSYNNIADTDAALECVKTFAEPACVIVKHANPCGVAVGTDIHTAYDRAFKTDPTSAFGGIIAFNHELDADTAKAIIERQFVEVIIAPSINEKALPILATKQNVRVLACGEWHSPVAGLDFKRVNGGLLVQDRDLGMVAEADLKVVSKRKPTEQEMRDALFCWKVAKFVKSNAIVYAKDNMTVGIGAGQMSRVYSAKIAGIKAADEGLEVQGCAMASDAFFPFRDGIDAAAAVGVSCVIQPGGSIRDDEVIAAADEHGIAMIFTGMRHFRH; from the coding sequence ATGCAACAGCTTCGTCCAATCCGTCGTGCCCTGCTGAGTGTTTCTGACAAAGCGGGGATTGTTGAATTCGCCAAAGCCTTATCCAGTCGCGGTATCGAACTGCTTTCAACGGGCGGCACCGCACGCCTGCTGGCGGAAGCAGGGCTGAATGCCACTGAGGTTTCTGACTATACGGGCTTCCCCGAAATGATGGATGGACGAGTTAAGACGCTTCATCCCAAAGTACATGGCGGCATCCTTGGCCGACGTGGGCAGGATGATGAAGTCATGTCACTACACCAGATTTCCCCGATTGATATGGTAGTCGTCAATCTTTACCCTTTTGCACAAACTGTTGCGAAGCCAGATTGTCCTCTGGAAGATGCTGTTGAGAATATCGATATCGGTGGCCCAACAATGGTTCGTTCTGCCGCCAAGAACCATAAAGATGTCGCGATTGTGGTCAACAGTCAGGATTACGGCAAGATTATTGAAGAAATGGATAGCCATCAAAATTCCCTGACCCAGCTAACTCGTTTTGATTTAGCGATCAAAGCCTTTGAGCATACCGCGGCTTATGACAGTATGATTGCCAATTACTTTGGCAAACTGGTTCCTGCTTATCATGGTGAGACGAATCAGCCATCAGGCCGTTTCTCCCGTACACTCAATCTGAACTTCATTAAAAAGCAGGATATGCGCTACGGTGAAAATAGCCATCAAGATGCTGCCTTCTATATAGAGGAGCAAATTGCCGAAGCTTCTATTGCCACAGCAACACAGTTACAGGGTAAGGCACTCTCTTACAATAATATTGCTGATACCGATGCTGCTCTGGAATGTGTGAAAACGTTCGCCGAGCCAGCCTGTGTAATTGTCAAACACGCTAACCCTTGTGGCGTTGCGGTTGGTACAGACATTCATACAGCCTATGACCGTGCATTTAAAACTGATCCAACCTCTGCATTCGGTGGCATTATTGCTTTTAACCACGAGTTGGATGCCGATACTGCCAAGGCGATTATTGAGCGTCAGTTTGTCGAAGTTATTATTGCGCCTTCTATTAATGAAAAAGCTCTGCCAATTCTGGCAACCAAACAAAATGTTCGTGTTCTGGCGTGTGGCGAATGGCATTCGCCAGTTGCTGGTCTAGACTTTAAGCGCGTCAATGGCGGCTTACTGGTTCAGGATCGTGACTTAGGTATGGTGGCAGAAGCTGATCTGAAAGTGGTTTCCAAGCGCAAGCCAACAGAACAAGAAATGCGGGATGCGCTGTTCTGTTGGAAAGTAGCGAAGTTCGTCAAATCCAACGCAATTGTTTACGCCAAAGATAATATGACCGTTGGTATTGGTGCAGGCCAGATGAGCCGTGTTTACTCTGCCAAGATTGCAGGTATTAAGGCTGCCGATGAAGGATTAGAAGTTCAAGGCTGTGCCATGGCATCCGATGCCTTTTTCCCATTCCGTGATGGCATTGATGCGGCTGCGGCAGTCGGGGTGAGCTGTGTGATCCAGCCGGGTGGTTCCATTCGCGATGATGAGGTGATTGCTGCTGCTGATGAGCATGGTATCGCCATGATTTTCACTGGCATGCGTCATTTCCGCCATTAA